Part of the Candidatus Zixiibacteriota bacterium genome, AGAATACCCAGCACTTTACCCTCGTCGAAAAGGGGAACGGCCATCGCGGATTTGAGCTCGAGTTGGACAATCGATTTTTGTTCGGCAAAGCGGTTGTCTTCGGTCGGATCTCCCATGAGTACCGCGCTTTTATTTGTTAGAATCTCATTGATAATAGTCCGCGAAAGCGTAAATGTTCCCGGGTCCTTGCCGCTTGGCAAAAGTGAAGCGGCGACATAAATGTTTGTGCCATCTTCCTGAGTGAACAGAACGGCAAGCCGTTCGGCGGGGATTACTTTGGCTACCAGTGCAAGCGAGCGCTGGAGCATGACTTCTTTCGGTTCAGGAAGAACCAGCATACGGGCCATCTCGGAGAGAGTCGGAAACAACTCCGGCAAATCAGTGACTTTTGTCGGCAACGGTTTAAGAACTTCGTTTAGCGAAAGTACAACCGATTTATCCAAATCAGTGTTGGAAAGCTTGGGCGTTGTCGATGACCCCATGCGTGTAGAGTCCTCACCGGACGACAGGCGAAACTCTGTCTGTCCAAACGAGAGGGTGTCACCAGCTTTTAACATGACCCGGCTTGAAATCCGAGTACCGTTGACAGCTGTGCCATTGTGACTTTCCAAGTCCAGTACAGAACATCCACCGCCATTGCCTGATATATCCAGCTCGGCATGGTTGCGGGACACAGTCTTATCGGGAATACAAATATCGGCTTCGGGTTTTCGTCCCACAAGCAACTTGCCCGGTTTCAGATCCCAGGCATAGTAGCGACTGCCATCGGTTCCGATGAGCTTAAGCGGAGAGTCAGACATCTTATCGCCTATTTAGAATGAGTTCGGGTATTGCGCTGTTCATAGGCTTAGAATATGCAGATGAGACATGAAATTATCAAGGGAATTGCGAGACAATCGGTTGGATTGATACCCAAACCTGTGCGATTAATCACGGCATATCCTTTTGTTGACACAACACCAAAAGCCCTTCACTTTAGGGAATGGTCTATTTTTGGGTAATCCTTGTCTATTTGATACTGCTGGTCTTTGTGGGGAGTTATCGAAGTAAAAAGATCAAAACTCAGGAAGATTTCATGCTGGCCGGTCGAAAACTATCCGCGCCCGTGCTTGTGGGAACACTGCTCGCGACATGGATCGGTTCAGGATCCATAATCGCGGCCGCCGGGCTCGCCTATGAAAATGGATTCCCAGCACTGTGGTTCGATGCCGGAGTTTGGCTGGCTCTTATTGTACTCTATTTGGTGGCGGGCCGGGCTAGGAGGTTCGGGCAGTTTACTGTGCCGGATATTCTTGAGGTCCGCTACAATAAGTACGCCCGCCTTCTTGGCGCAGTCGTAATTATCGTAGCCTACACGGCTATTGTGTCATACCAGTTCCGCGCCGGTGGCATGGTGTTGAATCTGGTTACCGGCATTTCAGAGAGCAACGGCATTCTCATCACTGCAATTTTTGTCATTGGCTACACCGCTTTGGCGGGGATGGTCTCAGTTGTCTATACCGATGTTGTCAACGGCATTATGATGACAGTTGGTCTGGTGCTCGCGCTTCCTTTTCTAATTTCTCGCGCAGGCGGGTGGGAGACAATCGTCCAATCACTGCCTGAGACCAATTTTCAGATTCTTGGCACGCTCTCGATAACCGATGCCCTGGCCTTCGCCCTGCCCACGATGCTCCTTCTATTGGGCGAATCATGCATGTACCAGCGGTTCTTCTCTGCCAAAGATGAGAAGACAGCAAAACGCTCGGTGATCGGTTGGATAATCGGCACGATCTTCATCGAAACAATAATAGTAATTCTTGCGGTTGTGGGCAGTTCGCTCTATCCAGATATCAAACCGGACATGGTAATTCTCCACTCGGTCAAAGAAGGTTTGCCTTTGATTGTGGGCTGTATCGCTCTGGCAGCGATCGTGGCAGTCATTGTTTCCACTGCCGATTCTTTCCTGCTTGCGCCGTCGACAAACTTCATGCGGGATATTTACCAGCGCTTTATTGATCCCGAAGTTTCTCAGAAAAATATGGTGCTCTACTCCCGAATCACCGTCGTGATTTTGGGCATAATCGCTTTTGCCCAAGTCAGATTTTTCGGGTCAGTGCTTGAAATGGCGCTCTATGCCTATACAATGTACGGTGTCGGAATAACCCCGGCAGTTTTGGCGGCATTCTTTTGGAAGCGAGCAACTGCGGCTGGCGGTGTTTCTTCGATAGCCGCCGGAATGATTGTCACTGTTCTATGGGAAACCTTGGGACAGGCGAGCGAAACCCCTACAATCTATCCCGCCCTTGCGGCCTCGCTTCTGTGTCTTGTTGTTGTGAGTCTGGCAGGCAAAGCGCCGGACAAAACCAAATGGCAGCCGTTCTTCTAACGAACTGTTCTTCTTATTCTAAATCAGTTGCAGAGAAAATAGAAATAGTTCAGACCGGGACATGCGGTCCGGTTGCTTTACCGTAGATAACAACGAGCTTTAGCGTATCAGTGCCGGCATTGATAATGCCATGCGGTTCATTTGGCCCGGTCAGCATTGCTTCGCCGGCGCTAATTAGTTTGTTGCCGCCGGGCAATTGGACCTCGGCTGTGCCTTCAATGACATAATAAATCTCTTCAAGATTTTCCGCGCCTTCGTGGCTGTGCTCTCCTTCGGAGCCTCCGGGAGGGATTGTCCAGATTTGAAATCGAATCGGAAGATTGCTTTTGCCGACAAAAAAATCTTTGTATGAAATTTCGCCGATACCTCCATAGAGGTCCTCGTATGCGGCCTGGTCGATCTGTTCCTTATCGAAAAATGGCATCTCAGCTTTTCTCTCCTTTGGCTGTATTAAACTCACGCACAACTGTTGTTTGTATCCCGCCTCGTGAATTAAACACCCCTTGAAGCCGCGCTCGTTCCGGCTTCACAGCAGCGACGATATCATCGAGCATCCGATTGACTACATTTTCGTGGAATATCCCCTTCTCCCGATAGGCCAACAGGTATTCTTTGAAACTCTTCAGTTCAAGGCAATTGGCTTTCGGTGTGTAAGTCAGCTCCAGTTGAGCAAAATCAGGAAGACCGGTTTTGGGACAGATGCAGGTGAACTCTGGAATAC contains:
- a CDS encoding sodium:solute symporter family protein is translated as MLAGRKLSAPVLVGTLLATWIGSGSIIAAAGLAYENGFPALWFDAGVWLALIVLYLVAGRARRFGQFTVPDILEVRYNKYARLLGAVVIIVAYTAIVSYQFRAGGMVLNLVTGISESNGILITAIFVIGYTALAGMVSVVYTDVVNGIMMTVGLVLALPFLISRAGGWETIVQSLPETNFQILGTLSITDALAFALPTMLLLLGESCMYQRFFSAKDEKTAKRSVIGWIIGTIFIETIIVILAVVGSSLYPDIKPDMVILHSVKEGLPLIVGCIALAAIVAVIVSTADSFLLAPSTNFMRDIYQRFIDPEVSQKNMVLYSRITVVILGIIAFAQVRFFGSVLEMALYAYTMYGVGITPAVLAAFFWKRATAAGGVSSIAAGMIVTVLWETLGQASETPTIYPALAASLLCLVVVSLAGKAPDKTKWQPFF
- a CDS encoding cupin domain-containing protein; amino-acid sequence: MPFFDKEQIDQAAYEDLYGGIGEISYKDFFVGKSNLPIRFQIWTIPPGGSEGEHSHEGAENLEEIYYVIEGTAEVQLPGGNKLISAGEAMLTGPNEPHGIINAGTDTLKLVVIYGKATGPHVPV
- the queF gene encoding preQ(1) synthase — translated: MKESSYEGLQSDIRTWKTPAIETFDNVYLDRVFEITMSIPEFTCICPKTGLPDFAQLELTYTPKANCLELKSFKEYLLAYREKGIFHENVVNRMLDDIVAAVKPERARLQGVFNSRGGIQTTVVREFNTAKGEKS